Part of the Bacillus sp. N1-1 genome, ATATCCCCTGCGCTGACGATTAGAAAAGCAATGGGGGTAATGGAAACTCCTCCGCCACTTCCGCCTCCAAATGGCTCGCCTTTACTTTGGCCCTGCTGGTTGGACTGTTGTTTCAACATAAATTCACTACCACCAGCAGCAAATCCAAATCCAACCTTTGAAACCGTCAAAATAACACTCCCATCAGGAGTTTCGACCGGATCACCAATAATGGTGTTTACATCGATCATATCTTTCAGATTTTCCATTGCCGTTTGCATTAATCCTTCAATTGGATGTTCAGCCATGTGTTTTCCTCCTTCACTTCCTAAACCGCTAAGCCTCCTGTAACTTTTTCTGAGACTTCATCAATTTAATTACCGCGATCATAGCATGCCCCAGTTTGAACGTAATCATGCATTTCATATAAGTTTGAATTGTTTTCATTTCATAGATTGGTGTGACGATAAGCTGCGGGATTGTATGAAGGTTTGAGTAGTGTGATAGAAGAGTAAAGATCGCTACCTTCGCATTCATTACAATTTCAGCAAAGACAGCTGTATTGGCAGCATTTCCTACCCCAAAATTGGTTTCCCATTGAACATTTTTAAAACGTACTCGTTTCAAGAAAAATAAGAACGACTTTCTGGCACGAAATGCTTTTTTTAATACCTGAACCAATTCCTTCGTTTCACCTTTAAGCCCCTTTTCTTTCTTCTTCTTTTTGACAGTTTCTTCCCCCTCTTCAAATAACTCGATTAAGGGGATAGTCGTTTCATAGACGACAAGTCCAAAAAGCGCTCTCACAGCTATCTGAAGTTCCTCCACCGTTGAAGAATGTTCCATAATCACCGTTACTCTTACAGTCGAAAAAATAATAAGAGGTAAGGATGCGATGATTAAGAGTAAAAGAATAGCAGCGATCGCAATAATCACTAAACATCTCTCTCCTTTTATTTTTTGTAAGAGATCAAAAAATTAGAGTATAAAATAAACCTGCCCAAAATAGGCAGGTTTATTCATTATGAGATTTTATTTTTCATGTACAACAGTCGTATCAGCAAACAAATCATGAATGCCTTGTTTCTTTTTTGTGAAGGCCACGACGAGAAAACCTACAAATAAAATCGTCTTGCTTATAAATCGACCAATTCCTTCTCTAAAAATAACGGTTCCCCAGGTTAACTTCCTCTTATTAAGGGACGCTACCTTTAATCCGAAAAGCATTTTCCCAAGTGTCTGAGACAAAAATTTTGTCATCAAAATAAAATACATATAATAAACGATACCTGTTAGAATTGCCTGTAAAGGTAAAATGGCCGGTTCTGTTGCTGGTAAGTCAAATCCTCTTATTAGAGGTGTTATCAGAATGCCATTCAAACTTGCTACCACAATAATGTCAACCAAATATGCCCAAAAACGCATCCAGAAGCCCGCATAACGTACGTGCCTCGCTTCTGTGTCTACCGATGCGGGAGGGGCAGTCATACTCATTGTTTCGTCCATTCTGCCTGCCTCCTTATTCAGAATATAAATACATTAACTCAGGGGATTGCGGCGTTGATAGAAGTTGCTGAATGCCTAAAAGATCTTTGTCGGGCCCCATGAGTTTTGCAGCTGTCATTTCAAATAATGAATTAAAACCAAGGTTTTGCTTATATTGAATAACTTGTAGCTTGTTATCTCCAAGATCTTTCTTCATTCCTTCAATTGTATCTTCTAAATTACCAAGATCATCTACAAGGTTCACTTCTTTCGCTTGTCTTCCATCGTATATTCTACCGTCAGCAAGTTCACGGACTTTGCTTTCGTCTATTCCTCTACCTTCACTCACGACCCGAACAAACTGATCATATGAGTTATCAATCATTGATTGTAAAATCTCTCGCTCTTCTTCGGTCATTTCTCGGCTCGGTGACATGATATCTTTATGAGGACCGCTCTTAATCGTCTCCCACTTCACACCAACTTTTTCAGCTAATTCTGCATAATTCATTGATTGCATGATTACCCCAATTGAACCTGTAATTGTAGAAGGACTTGCTACAATTTTATCTGTCGGAGCAGAAATGTAATAACCTGCAGAAGCTGTCATACTTCCCATTGAAGCGTAGATCGGTTTATCCGTTTTTTCTTTGATCTCCAAAAGTTTATCGTGAATCTCTTCACTTTCTACCACACCACCGCCTGGCGTATTCAACCTTAATATAATACCTTTTACGCTCTTATCTTCTGCAGCATGCTCTAACCGCTTCATAAATATATCGTGATTGTATCCAGCCTGCGGTAAAAAGCTGGTATTCGTTCCTGTATCTTGAATAACACCTTCCACATTAAGAACGGCGATTTTATTCGAGCTGCTCCCTTCTTCAATAACCGTCTCAGCAAATTGGTCTGTCGTGTTCATTTCCTCCTGCCACCCGCCAAATGCCAGACTTGAAACAAAATTAAAGCCAAGTGATACGATGATGAGAACAACTGTAATACCTAATGCAATCCATCGTTTTCCATTCATAGTAAGCCTCCTCTATATCCTGATGCTATCTTATGTACGATGAGACCAAGTTATTGGTTTCATATTTTTGAGAATACCATACAAAATAAGGAAGCGCACTTCCTAGACGTACGGAAACAAATTTAGTACAACTCTATTGGATAGAATAAGTATTGTTCTTCTCACTCCATTTTAAAATCGTTTTAACGCCTTATAAAGGCAACTAAATTCAATTTTTTCTTTTTTCTAAAAAGAGAGAGTGTTAAAGTAAAAAGGACTAACAGTTGGACAAGGAGGAATTCAAATGCCAAATCGACGTAATTTGTTTTTTTTCTACAAACAGACAAAAGAAATCCAGGAAAAGGTAGAACCTTTGAAGGCACTTGCAGAAAAAAATGATTTTCATATTGTAGAAAGTCCTGAAGAGGCGAGCATTATCGCTAGTATCGGGGGAGACGGAGCTTTTCTTCAAGCGGTTAGAAAAACAGGCTTTCGTGAAGATTGTCTCTATGTCGGTATTTCTACTGGCGAGCTAGGATTTTATTGTGATTTCCACATCGACAACATTCAAAATATGGTGGACGACATTTTATCAGAAGGTATTGAAGTACGTCGTTATCCGACAATAGAAGTAATGGTAAACAACGAATCCTCTTTCTATTGCTTGAATGAATGCACCATTCGATCATCAATTATTAAAACACTTGCTATGGAAGTATACGTAGAAGATTTTCACTTTGAAACGTTTCGGGGAGATGGCCTCATTGTTTCCACCCCAACAGGAAGTACGGCATATAACAAATCCGTAAATGGTGCTGTGGTAGATCCTAAACTTGCTTGTATGCAAGTAAGCGAACTTGCTTCACTTAACAATAATCATTACCGTACACTTGGCTCTCCATTTTTATTAAGTGATGAGAGAACGCTTACGCTTCAAGTCATTCAAGACGGCAATGACTATCCGGTTATCGGTATCGATAATGAAGCGATGAGCATACAACATGCTAAAGAAATTCAAATTCATATCCCAGAAAAACGCATCAAAACTGTTAAGCTTAAAAACAATTCTTTTTGGCATAAAGTGCAAAGAAGTTTTCTTTAAGGAAAAGCGCCGCAAAATATGCGGCGCTTTTGTATTGAATTAAATTTGACTAAGAGAAATCATTTTTTTCATACACAACCGTTTCATCCACAACTGTCATGACCGGATTTGTTTCAAGTATAAGATCTGGATCACAATGAAAGATATCACGATCTAAAACAGTAAAATCAGCATCAAAGTTCTCTTTAATCATACCTCTTTCATGCTCTCTTCCAATAGCAAACGCACTGCCTTTTGTAAAAAGAGAGACGCTCTCAAACACCGACAACTTTTGTTCAGGATAATACCCACCATGAGATTCTTCAGGACGTTTTCGTGTAACAGCTGCATGAATACCTAGTAATGGATTGACAGGTTCAATTGGCGCATCCGACCCACCAGCAATGGGTACCCCACTTTCAAGAAGGGTTTTCCATGCAAAGGACATTCCCATTCTATCTTCTCCAAGACGTTCCATAACCCACGGAAAGTCTGATGCAACAAATCTTGGCTGAATATCGAGAATGACTGAAAGCTGTTTTAATCGCTTTAATAAATCTTCACGCATTACTTGAGTGTGAATCAGGCGATCTCTCAAACCGTATGGAGCAGGGTACTGTTCAATGGCTTCAATCGCATACTCAAGAGCCAGATCACCAATGACATGAATGGCCACAGGCATATCATGCGACCTCGCTTTCTTAACAAGTTCAGTCAGCCCTTCAATGCTATGAATGGCAACTCCTGACGTGTCAGGGGAATCATTGTATGGATGGCTTAACAATGCCGTCCGTCCTCCCAGTGCCCCATCAGCAAAGATCTTCATCGCACCAAGTTCAACATAGTTTGTTCCATCTCCAAAGCCTAGCCCCTGTTTTCGCATGTCTTCGATAACTTCGTGATGCACGAGTAAATTCGCTCTGAATTTGCGCTGACCATTGATCACATTCAAAAAAGTTTCGTAAGTACGCGTAAACCCACCGTAATAGTTTAAATCTTCACTATGACCACCTGTCACTCCTTGCGCAACGAGATCATCTACTGAACACGATAGTGCTTTTTCGAGAAACTCGATGCTTACCTCAGGCATAGCATCCTTAACTAATTCCTGTGCACGGTCAAGTAAATACCCAGTTGCTCTGCCGTTATTATCACGCATAATCACGCCACCTTCAGGATCAGGCGTATCATCCGTAATCCCCGCAAGATCGAGCGCAATTGAGTTAGCAAGAATCGCATGTCGACATACTCTTGTTAACATCATCGGATGATCTGGCGCAATCTCATCCAACTCATCACGATGAAAGATTTTTCGATCCTGAAAATTGTTTTCATTCCAACCTTCTCCAATCACCCACTCAAATGGGGCAATTTCATCTACTTTCTTTTCAAGAAGACTTTTCATTTCTTCTGCAGAACCAGCTTCCGATAAATCAAGGCGAAGGAGCTTTTCCCCATGCCCAATCATATGAAGATGACTATCGACAAATCCAGGAATCATCACATTCCCTTTCAAATCATACTGTGCCGTCAGTTCTTTTCCGAACATCGAGGTAAGTTCTGATTTAGACCCGACCTTTTTTATTCGGCCATTTTCTGTATAAACAGCTTCTACTGTTTCATTTTCATGTTCAAGCGTATAGATCTTTCCACCAAACCAAAGCGTTCCCACTCATGTTCTCCCCTTTATGCCAATTGTGAGCTTATTGTATCATTCCTATTATAAACTGTGAATCTTCTGGTTTTTCTTCAAACTCTTGGTTGATTTTTCAATCATGATACAATAAGAATAACTAAGAGAAAGTGCAAGACAATTGTTGAAGGTGAGGAAATCACGTTGAAGAAGAAGATTTTATTTACAGGCGGTGGATCAGCCGGACACGTTACCGTTAATTTAGCTCTTATCCCCCGTTTCTTAGAAGAAGATTGGGATATCCATTATATCGGATCCGAAAAAGGGATTGAACGTCAGCTTATAGAACCCGTTAAAGGTGTTAGGTATCATCACGTTGCAACTGGAAAGCTAAGAAGATATTTTGACTGGAATAACTTTAAAGATCCTTTTAAAGTCATTAAAGGCGTTGGAGAAGCTTTCTCTATTATTAAACGAGAAAAACCATCTGTTATTTTCTCAAAAGGTGGATTTGTTTCTGTCCCGGTTGTGATTGCCGGTAAAATGAACGGAGTACCTGTCATTATTCACGAATCTGATTTAACTCCCGGGCTTGCTAACAAAGTAGCAATTCCTTTCGCATCAAAAGTGTGCACCACTTTTCCAGAAACTGTGAAGCACCTTCCTGAAAATAAGGCAGAATACATTGGGGCTGTTGTCCGAGATGAATTAAAAAGCGGGAACCGATCAAAAGGACTCTCATTCGCTGAATTTAGTGGAACAAAACCAGTAATGCTTATTATGGGAGGTAGTCTAGGAGCAAAGCGGATCAACGAATCGGTTCGTAACCAGCTCAATCAGTTGCTCCAAACTTTCGATATCCTTCACCTTACAGGTAAAGGACAGGTTGATGAGTCACTTCAAATGAAAGGTTACAAACAATTTGAATATGTAACAGATGAACTTCCTGATCTATTAGCAATGGCCGACTTAATCGTTTCTAGAGCTGGATCGAATTCTATCTTTGAATTCCTTGCGCTAAAGAAACCAATGTTGCTCATTCCACTATCGAGAGCAGCAAGTAGAGGTGACCAAATCTTAAATGCTCAATCATTTCAAAAATCGGGCTATGCCAACGTTTTGTTAGAAGAAGATTTAACTGACGCTTCTTTCTTAAGATTAGTACGCGAAACTTATGAGAAACGGTCGACTTACTTAAAAGCAATGGAGCAAGATAATGCCGGAGATCAAGCGAATAAAATCGAGTCATTGATTAAAAGCATCGCAAAATAAGAAGAAGAGGACCAAAAAATGGTCCTCTTTTTTAATTACCTATAAGATGTGTTGTCTTATTTTATGAAGCTCCCTGCGTTTCTTTTTGTCGGAGTTCAATTCTTCTTATCTTTCCAGACGTGGTCTTTGGAAGTTCCTCAATAAATTCAATCTTACGGGGGTATTTGTACGGCGCCGTCAGCTCTTTAACATGGTCTTGAAGCTCACGAGTTAACGCATCACCTGCCTGACTGGTATCTTTTAATACAATATATGCTTTAACGATATTCCCTCTTACTTCATCTGGACTTGCCACGACGGCACACTCCTGAACAGCTGGATGCTTAACGAGAGCATCTTCCACTTCAAAAGGTCCAATGGTATATCCAGAGCTAATAATAATATCATCACCTCTCCCCTCAAACCAGAAGTAGCCATCGTCATCTTTGGACGCCTTATCCCCTGTTAAATAATAATCCCCTCTATATGCCATCTGTGTACGCTCTTGATCTTGATAGTACTTTTTGAAAAGAGCTGGCACATCTTTATGCACGGCAATATCGCCAACTTCTCCAACTTGAGCCGGCTCTCCCTCTTCATTGATAATTTCTACCTGGTTTCCCGGGGTTGGTTTCCCCATTGACCCTGGTTTTACTTCCATTCCTTTTAGAATGCCAACAAGCAGCGTATTTTCCGTTTGACCGTAGCCGTCTCTTACATCGATTTTAAAATACTTTCTAAACGTATCAATAACCTCACGATTAAGAGGTTCTCCCGCTGAAACGGCACTCCGTAGGACGGCGAGATTGTAGCGATCCAAACCATCTACTTTTGCCATTAATCGGTATTCTGTCGGAGTACAACAAAGAACATTAATGTCGTATATGGAAAGGAAACCAAGATATGCTTCAGGATCAAATTTACCACTGTATAAGAATCCAGTAGCTCCACTGCCTAACGTAGCAACAAATGGACTCCATATCCACTTCTGCCAACCAGGTCCAGCTGTTGCCCAAACGTTATCCCCTTCCTGAATATCAAGCCAGGATGCAGAAGTGGTTCTTAAATGAGCATACGCCCAACCATGGCTATGCACAACGCCTTTAGGATTACCAGTGGTACCTGACGTATAGGAAAGGAATGCCATATCATCACGCAATGTGTTAACGGCCTCGAAAGAAGCGTTTTCATTTTCGGATTGTTGAAGTAATGGAAGCCACCCACTTGTCTCTTTCCCGACACTGAACTTATATTTCAGTGAAGGCGCATCACTTTCTACCCCTGCAAATGCTTCAATTAATTGCGATTCACAAATAACCGCCTTTGCTTCTGCATGATTTATTCGGTATACCAGATCCTTCTTCCGTAACATTTCCGAGGAAGGAATAACGACAAGGCCTGCTTTTAGACATGCAATGTAGACAGCATATGTATCAATAAGCCTAGGCATCATAATTAACACCCGATCTTGCGGTGCTAATCCTCCACTTGTTAAAGCACCGGCAATGCGGTTCGCCTTTTCAAATAATTGCTTGTATGTAATTTCCTGCTCATCACCTTGATCGCTTCGCCATTTTAAAGCAACCTTGTCTTCATTAGAAACAAATCGTTCCATTTCACTTGTTAAATTATAATATTCTGGTGCAATTAAGTCTTTCATCGTGTGCCTCCTCTATTATGTAATAGTTACATTATACACAAAAGTATGAAAGTTTTGAATCTAATCAAGCGAAAACAGCCGCTCATACAACGCTGCTGGAAGCAATAAAAGAGGAAGATGCTGATGCATCTTCCTCTGAGCCAATTTATTCAATTATTTGGAATATCCTCCGAACTGCTGTTCAGACTGCTGAACAAGACGCTTTGTGATCTCGCCACCAACTGAGCCGTTTGAACGTGAAGTTGAATCAGGACCAAGATTCACGCCAAATTCAGAAGCAATTTCATATTTCATTTGATCTAGAGCCTGCTGTACACCAGGGACTACAAGGTTGTTTGAACTGTTATTTGCCATGAGTTAATCACCTCCTTGCTCATATCATGTGATAGACAAGAAGGTGCTATCCTTAATAACTTATGGCATTGGGGTAAAATGCTGGAAGTCTAAAGCAATTCATCAAATGAATCGTCTTTTTCTTTAATGAGGATCGTTTCAACACCATTTACCGCTTCCTCAACAAGTTCATCAATTGGCAAGTATTGTTCAAATTTATTCGCATGCTCACGTTTCGGCTTTGTTTTTGGAGCTTCAGGCAAGAATACCGTACAACAGTCTTCGTAAGGGCGAATTGAGATGTCATACAAGTCAATCGCTCTTGAAATTCTCATAATTTCAATTTTATCCATCGAAATAAGCGGCCTTAATACCGGATAGTTTGTTACTTCGTTGATCGTATTCATACTCTGAATCGTTTGACTTGCAACCTGGCCAAGACTTTCTCCTGTTGCAATGGCCAAAGCATTATTTTTCTCAGCAAGTTTTTCTGTAATGCGCATCATCATTCTTCTCATAATCGTCATGCTATAGTTATCTGGCATTTCCTTTTGTATCGCCTTTTGCGTATTTGTAAACGGAACGATATGAAGGCGAATGTCCCCACCATAACGGGATAAAACTTTTACAAGATCCTCCACTTTTTGTCTCGAACGTTCGCTTGTAAAAGGCGGACTGTGAAAATGAACAGCCTCAACTTTTACGCCTCGTTTCATTGTAAGATAGCCTGCAACAGGACTATCAATACCACCAGAAAGCATGAGCATCACTTTATTGTCTTGTACAGTTGGCAATCCACCTGCACCTTCGGAATTATTGCAGCTAAGATAAGCACCATCTTGCTTCACTTCAACTTTCAATTCCATGTCAGGATGGTGTACATCAACAGTCAATTTCTCTGTGTTACTTAATACATACCCTCCAATATCACGGTTCATGTCCTGCGATCGGTGCGGAAACTGTTTGAATGGCCTTCTAACCGTTACTTTAAACGTCATACTGTCGTTACCCATTTGATCTTTCACTAGCTGTAATGCTTTTTCTTTAATCAAATCTATGTCGTGTTCTGTTTTTATAGCCACACTTAAAGAATGAATCCCAAAAATTGTTTTAAGTTTCATTAAAATTGGTTCTGGATCTTCGTCATTAAGTTTGACAATCATTCGATCAAAAGATTGATGTACTTCAATTGCCGGGTAATCCGACAATACTTGCTTCACTCTTTTTTTCAAAGATGTAATAAAACCTTTTCTATTTTTCCCTTTAAGAGAAATTTCACCGTAGCGAAGGATGATGTGATCATACATAGCTATTACCTCATTACTTGTTTTAGTTTTGGTACTTCAGTTTGCAATTCGTTTAGAAATATATCAATTTGCTCTTTAGTCGTTTCAAAAGAAAGACTAATTCGAATAGCAGATCTTGCTCGTATCGTGGTCATACCAACTGCCGCTAATACATGGCTTATTTCAGCCGTTTTTGATGAACATGCGGAACGCGTAGAAACATAAATCTCTTTTTCTTCGAGCGCATGAATTAATACTTCTGGTTTAATACCAGGAACTGAAAAATTCACAATATGTGGCGCGCCTGACATTGAACTATTTAGCTCAATTCCGTCGATTTTTGATAGCTCTGCAAACACGTGCGTTCTTAAAGTTTCCAGCATGCTCTTTTGAGTTTTTGCTCTATTTAAATACAAGCGAAGAGCCTTTGCCATCGCAACAATTCCCGGGCCATTTTCTGTACCGGAGCGAATTTCCCTTTCCTGCCCTCCACCAGAGAGGAGTGGAAGCAAAGTGATCTTCTCTCGTTTAATTAATAAACCATTTCCTTTAAGACCGTGAAATTTATGAGCTGAGTACGAAACAAAATCGGCCTGAACATCATTAAAATCAAGTGGTACTTTTCCAATCCCCTGGACATCATCAATATGAAAAAGGGCACGTGACTTCTGCTTAATAAGATGTCCGATCTCTTTAATAGGTTGAATTGATCCCAGTTCATTATTCACATGCATAATGGAAACAAGAATGGTATCAGGAGTGAGTGCTTTTTTTAGCTCATCTAAAGATACCTTCCCATCTTGATCAACTGGCAAATAGGTTACTGAAAATCCTAATAATTCAAGTTGTCGAAATGCTTCTAAGGTAGAGGCATGTTCAATGCAACTCGTAATCAGATGCTTCCCCCGGTTCAAGTACTGAAATGCTGTTCCTTTGATGGCGAGATTATTACTTTCCGTTCCACCTGAAGTAAAAATAACTTCATTTATTTTCACGTGCAATAACTCTGCAATGCTTGATCTTGCTTGGCGGAGTAACCTTTCTACCTCTCCTCCTTTTCGGTGAAGAGAAGAAGGATTTGCAAAAAACTTTTCAGACACTGTACGAAAAGCATCAAGCGCTTCGTTATACGGCTTCGTCGTAGCACTATTATCCAAATAAATCATATTATGACACCTTCAGTCATCTTTTATTTCCAACTAATAATCTTACCATAGGTTAAAGTAATTACCAAATCAACTATTCTATCTTAAAGAGAAGGAACGATAGGATTAAACCTTTTCACCTATGGGTGATATTACCAAAGTCGCTTTATTCCATATACGAAAAGAGGAAAAATAGTCAGAATAATTAATCATTAGAAGAAACGTTATGATTCGTCGATTAATTGTGTTAATATGAAGTCCGAAAATTAGGACATGTTAAACAGTTGATTCAGGAGGCAATTATGAAACTAAAATTATCGAATAAAGACACATTGACGATCGGATTAATGCTATTTGCACTCTTCTTAGGTGCGGGAAATATGATCTTCCCTCCAGCGCTTGGAAACTCTGCAGGTGAAAACATTTGGATTGCCACAGCTGGCTTTCTTATCACAGGTGTCGGCTTACCACTTCTTGGCGTAACAGCTATTGGCTTAACCGGTGGAAGTTTAAGGGACATCGCATCCAAAGTACATCCGCTATTTGGACTTATTTTCACAGCCATTCTCTACCTTGCAATCGGCCCATTCTTCGGAATACCGCGCACGGGTACTGTAGCTTTCGAGATCGGTGTTGTGCCATTTCTAAATGACTCTACAAACGTAAATGAATTGCCTTTATTTCTCTATACACTTATTTTCTTCGGATTAACATTCTGGTTATCATTAAACCCGACAAGGTTAGTGGATCGAGTTGGAAAAATACTAACCCCAATTTTAATTTTAGTCCTAGGTAGTCTCATCATTGGAGCATTTATAAATCCTCCTGGACCTTTATCAACGCCTGCACCTGATTATAAGAGCGGCGTGTTCTTTAAAGGCTTTATCGAAGGATATCTTACAATGGACGCTATTGCTGCCCTTGTATTCGGAATCGTTGTGATACAAGCTGTCAACGATAAAGGCGTTTCTGATCGTAAAAATGTTTCGATTGCTGTACTAAAAGCGGGCATTCTTGCAGCGATTGGATTAACGGCCATTTATCTTTCATTGGCGTATATCGGTGCAACAAGCACGAGCCTTGTTGGATCCGCAAATAACGGGGGAGCGATATTATCAAGTATTGCTAGCTACTTATTTGGCTCATTAGGAACGCTTTTGCTCGGGGCGGCGATAACCTTCGCCTGCTTAACCACATCTGTAGGCCTCGTAACCGCCTGCGGAGAATATTTTTCTAAAACATATCCAAAGCTTTCCTACAAAACCGTTATTCTAGTCGTAACGCTATTTAGTACATTCGTTGCGAATCTCGGTCTTACACAGCTTATTACGTTTACTTTACCTGTTTTAATTGCCATTTATCCGATCGCTATCGTTTTAATTTTTCTAACATTTATTGAGAATGTTTTTCCGATTCACCACTATGTTTATAGGGGAGCGATTATCTTAACAGTATTCATTAGCGTGCCAAACGCTCTAGAAGGAGCGGGAATTGTTTTGCCAGGTATGGGTGTCATGCAAACACTGCCGCTTTATAGCGAAGGCGTAGGATGGATTATCCCGGCCATTGTAGGCGCTGTGATCGGCCTCTTACTCTCTAGAACAACTAAACAAGCGTCGTAATTCGAGAACGCAGGCTATCCGCCTGCGTTCTTTCTCTTTTGTTAAATGTCCATTCACTGAAACGAATCATTAGGAAGATCTTGAGACACAAAAAAAGCTCTCCTCGAAAGGAGAGCTACGATTCAACAGGTTCTCTTACATCATTTTTAAGAGTTTGAAGCACCTGTGGATCTACTTTTTCAATTGCAGCTTCAGCTGTAGACAAGGCATCATCATACTCATATTGTCTAAAGTGATTTTCTGCTTTTTGCAGCAATTCATCCACACTTCGATGCTTCCCACGATACCGATTGCCAAACTGGATCAAACGTTCCGTTAAGACAGCGTCTTCGACAAGCTTCTTCGTAATTTCCGTGCTGTGCTCAACCGCACGTTCCGCGTCAGCTAACACTTCATTAATCTGATAGATATCAAGCGGTACGTCTGAAAGGCGTTCACTTAATTCGATAATAATGTCTTCAGCTAGTTCATAGCCATCAAGATAAGACTCAGGTATGCCTGGTAAATTACTTAATTTCATCATTCTTCTAGATTCGATTAACTTCCGCTTTAGATCTTTGATTGTATCTAGTGCTTTAAGCTCATCTCGCCTAAGCATGTGCAAGTTTTCTTTCTGAATCTGCATTTCGTGATCAATCGTTGCAAGATCTTCTTTTAGAGAAAGCACTGACTCAGCAAGAGTCGTATAAGCTTGTTGATTACCATCTACCGCTTCCCGAACAGCATTAAAGCGAATATGCATATCTGAGATTTTCAGTTCGATATCTTTTATCATGTTTAGTTCCTGTTCTTCTAACCGATAGCTTAGTTGAACAACGTTCGTTTCTTCCTGTAAATCCTGAAGATAAGAATTTGTTTTGAACAGTTCATGTTCGATCTCTTCTACTTTTTCAGTAACGAGGTGCCTTGCATCTACCTCGGCTTCTAATTGGTCATAAAGTCCTTCAATACTTCTTCGTACCGAATCGATTTCTGTTTTCATTTCTTGAACTTCTGTCTTCTCAATGGCAGATTCAAAACGTACGAGGTCTGATTCTACCTGTTCGATGTGATCCTGAATTTCCAGGTGATCAAGAACATAGCCTTCAGATGCCATCGCAGAAGTACCATCTTCAAGCTCTTTCAATTGAGCAGGTATTTGCGTATGAACTAGCGCAATTAATTCTGGTGTTACAGCAATTTTATCCTGAACAGCTGTTAACCGTTCTTGAATTTCCATTAGTACGCTTCTTGCCTCAAGATAATTTCCTTCTTCTGTATGCTGTTCATAATGCTTAAGATTCTGCTTTAGCTCATCAAGCTCTGCATCAAGCGTTGGATAAGCTTTTCCAAGCGAACGGTTCTGAGATAAAAGCCGTTGCTTTGCTTCCCTAAACACTTCTTGGACAGAAATAA contains:
- the sppA gene encoding signal peptide peptidase SppA — encoded protein: MNGKRWIALGITVVLIIVSLGFNFVSSLAFGGWQEEMNTTDQFAETVIEEGSSSNKIAVLNVEGVIQDTGTNTSFLPQAGYNHDIFMKRLEHAAEDKSVKGIILRLNTPGGGVVESEEIHDKLLEIKEKTDKPIYASMGSMTASAGYYISAPTDKIVASPSTITGSIGVIMQSMNYAELAEKVGVKWETIKSGPHKDIMSPSREMTEEEREILQSMIDNSYDQFVRVVSEGRGIDESKVRELADGRIYDGRQAKEVNLVDDLGNLEDTIEGMKKDLGDNKLQVIQYKQNLGFNSLFEMTAAKLMGPDKDLLGIQQLLSTPQSPELMYLYSE
- a CDS encoding amidohydrolase — protein: MGTLWFGGKIYTLEHENETVEAVYTENGRIKKVGSKSELTSMFGKELTAQYDLKGNVMIPGFVDSHLHMIGHGEKLLRLDLSEAGSAEEMKSLLEKKVDEIAPFEWVIGEGWNENNFQDRKIFHRDELDEIAPDHPMMLTRVCRHAILANSIALDLAGITDDTPDPEGGVIMRDNNGRATGYLLDRAQELVKDAMPEVSIEFLEKALSCSVDDLVAQGVTGGHSEDLNYYGGFTRTYETFLNVINGQRKFRANLLVHHEVIEDMRKQGLGFGDGTNYVELGAMKIFADGALGGRTALLSHPYNDSPDTSGVAIHSIEGLTELVKKARSHDMPVAIHVIGDLALEYAIEAIEQYPAPYGLRDRLIHTQVMREDLLKRLKQLSVILDIQPRFVASDFPWVMERLGEDRMGMSFAWKTLLESGVPIAGGSDAPIEPVNPLLGIHAAVTRKRPEESHGGYYPEQKLSVFESVSLFTKGSAFAIGREHERGMIKENFDADFTVLDRDIFHCDPDLILETNPVMTVVDETVVYEKNDFS
- the ytfJ gene encoding GerW family sporulation protein is translated as MAEHPIEGLMQTAMENLKDMIDVNTIIGDPVETPDGSVILTVSKVGFGFAAGGSEFMLKQQSNQQGQSKGEPFGGGSGGGVSITPIAFLIVSAGDIKMIHLDNTTHLYERLLDLAPQAIEKVQSILQNINQNSNGNKNQKNQQGQQGQQNGSGSSRQNSQSKHLFRGQQRHQDENKQDLDF
- a CDS encoding RDD family protein yields the protein MDETMSMTAPPASVDTEARHVRYAGFWMRFWAYLVDIIVVASLNGILITPLIRGFDLPATEPAILPLQAILTGIVYYMYFILMTKFLSQTLGKMLFGLKVASLNKRKLTWGTVIFREGIGRFISKTILFVGFLVVAFTKKKQGIHDLFADTTVVHEK
- a CDS encoding NAD kinase, producing the protein MPNRRNLFFFYKQTKEIQEKVEPLKALAEKNDFHIVESPEEASIIASIGGDGAFLQAVRKTGFREDCLYVGISTGELGFYCDFHIDNIQNMVDDILSEGIEVRRYPTIEVMVNNESSFYCLNECTIRSSIIKTLAMEVYVEDFHFETFRGDGLIVSTPTGSTAYNKSVNGAVVDPKLACMQVSELASLNNNHYRTLGSPFLLSDERTLTLQVIQDGNDYPVIGIDNEAMSIQHAKEIQIHIPEKRIKTVKLKNNSFWHKVQRSFL
- a CDS encoding DUF2953 domain-containing protein, yielding MIIAIAAILLLLIIASLPLIIFSTVRVTVIMEHSSTVEELQIAVRALFGLVVYETTIPLIELFEEGEETVKKKKKEKGLKGETKELVQVLKKAFRARKSFLFFLKRVRFKNVQWETNFGVGNAANTAVFAEIVMNAKVAIFTLLSHYSNLHTIPQLIVTPIYEMKTIQTYMKCMITFKLGHAMIAVIKLMKSQKKLQEA